Proteins from a single region of Streptomyces griseiscabiei:
- a CDS encoding ABC transporter permease yields the protein MSAVTTSAVTTSAATASATATSAAAAAPVGKTAAAAVGTGAENAQVRRRRRLSPGKRLPAARLVGPVLFLALWAAASAAGQLDPAAVPAPWTVLESGVRLWTAGTLPTDIVTSLQRAGSGFAIGLTAGIVLALASGLSRTGEALIDGTVQLNRAIPTLGLIPLFILWLGIGETFKIAIIAIVVYIPIYLNTHAALAGIDSRFVELAEVQGLSRFQFVRQIVIPGALPGFFVGLRLGVTGSWLGLVVLEQINATNGLGYMMFQATNYGQSDVILVGLVVYGIFGLVSDSAVRLIERRVLSWRRTLSS from the coding sequence GTGAGCGCCGTGACCACGAGTGCCGTGACCACGAGTGCCGCAACCGCGAGTGCCACGGCCACGAGTGCCGCGGCCGCCGCCCCGGTCGGGAAGACCGCCGCCGCCGCGGTCGGCACCGGCGCGGAGAACGCCCAGGTCCGCAGGCGCCGCAGGCTCTCCCCCGGCAAGCGGCTGCCCGCCGCCCGGCTCGTCGGGCCGGTGCTGTTCCTCGCCCTGTGGGCCGCCGCCTCCGCCGCCGGGCAGCTCGATCCGGCGGCGGTCCCGGCACCCTGGACGGTGCTGGAGTCGGGGGTGCGGCTGTGGACGGCCGGGACGCTGCCGACGGACATCGTGACCTCGCTGCAGCGGGCCGGTTCCGGCTTCGCGATCGGGCTGACCGCCGGGATCGTGCTCGCCCTGGCCTCCGGGCTCAGCCGGACCGGCGAGGCGCTGATCGACGGGACCGTGCAGCTCAACCGGGCGATCCCGACCCTGGGTCTGATCCCGCTGTTCATCCTCTGGCTGGGCATCGGCGAGACCTTCAAGATCGCGATCATCGCCATCGTCGTCTACATCCCGATCTACCTCAACACCCATGCCGCGCTGGCCGGGATCGACAGCCGTTTCGTCGAACTCGCCGAGGTGCAGGGCCTGTCGAGGTTCCAGTTCGTCCGGCAGATCGTCATCCCCGGCGCGTTGCCCGGCTTCTTCGTCGGTCTGCGGCTCGGGGTGACCGGCTCCTGGCTGGGCCTGGTCGTGCTGGAGCAGATCAACGCCACCAACGGACTCGGCTACATGATGTTCCAGGCCACCAACTACGGCCAGAGCGACGTCATCCTCGTCGGCCTGGTCGTCTACGGGATCTTCGGCCTGGTCTCCGACAGCGCGGTCCGTCTCATCGAACGGAGGGTGCTGTCATGGCGACGCACACTGAGCAGCTGA
- a CDS encoding ABC transporter ATP-binding protein has translation MATHTEQLTTATGTEEPAATTTAAASTATLDRPAVQLRDLTRSFDGRKVLDGVDLDIPAGQFVALLGHSGSGKSTLLRAVAGLDHEVAGSGRLTAPSRVSVVFQDSRLLPWRRVLDNVLLGAEGKEAAARGREALAEVGLKGRERAWPNELSGGEAQRAALARSLVRDPELLLADEPFGALDALTRIRMHTLLRQLWERHRPSVLLVTHDVDEAIVLADRVLVLEEGRIGLDLTIDRPHPRSYRDPLLGEYRERLLAALGVKEDHQ, from the coding sequence ATGGCGACGCACACTGAGCAGCTGACGACGGCCACCGGCACGGAAGAGCCGGCGGCCACGACCACGGCAGCCGCCTCCACGGCCACCCTCGACCGTCCCGCCGTACAACTCCGGGACCTCACCCGGTCGTTCGACGGGCGCAAGGTGCTCGACGGCGTCGACCTCGACATCCCCGCCGGGCAGTTCGTGGCCCTCCTCGGGCACAGCGGCTCCGGCAAGAGCACACTGCTGCGGGCGGTCGCCGGGCTCGACCACGAGGTGGCGGGCAGCGGCCGGCTCACCGCGCCGAGCAGGGTGTCCGTCGTCTTCCAGGACTCCCGGCTGCTGCCCTGGCGCCGGGTCCTCGACAACGTACTGCTCGGCGCGGAGGGCAAGGAGGCCGCCGCCCGGGGCCGCGAGGCCCTCGCCGAGGTGGGGCTGAAGGGCCGCGAGCGCGCCTGGCCGAACGAGCTGTCCGGCGGTGAGGCCCAGCGCGCCGCACTGGCCCGTTCCCTGGTCCGCGACCCCGAACTGCTGCTGGCCGACGAGCCGTTCGGCGCGCTGGACGCGCTCACCCGGATCCGGATGCACACCCTGCTGCGGCAGCTGTGGGAGCGCCACCGGCCCTCCGTCCTGCTCGTCACCCACGACGTCGACGAGGCGATCGTGCTCGCCGACCGGGTCCTCGTGCTCGAAGAGGGCCGTATCGGACTCGACCTGACCATCGACCGCCCGCACCCCCGCTCGTACCGGGACCCCCTGCTGGGCGAGTACCGCGAACGGCTGCTGGCCGCGCTCGGCGTGAAAGAGGACCACCAGTGA
- a CDS encoding LLM class flavin-dependent oxidoreductase, whose translation MPARQLHLNAFLMNTGHHEASWRLPESDPYAHVELDHYVRLARIAERGTFDSLFLADGPQLWGSVGQRPAGALEPLTLLTALATATEHIGLIATASTSYNSPYNLARKFASLDILSGGRAGWNIVTTAGAEAARNFGLDAEPAHARRYERAAEFLDVALKLWDSWEDDAIVADKESGVWGDDTKIHPPRHKGTYFSVEGPLNVPRSPQGYPLLVQAGSSEDGKAFAARYAEAVFTAQQTIEDAQAFYADLKARTVAAGRDPGHIKVLPGIVPVLGSTEAEARAAERVLEDHIVYTHGVGNLERLLQLPAGSLELDARLPDDLPPESAIEGAKSRYTLVVELARRDRLTVRELIGRLGGGRGHLTFAGTPEQVADEIETWFARGAADGFNIMPAVLPSGLDAFVEHVVPILRSRGLLRTEYGPRRTLRDRYGLPRPANQHIGPSAPASAPVSAPALV comes from the coding sequence GTGCCCGCACGACAGCTCCACCTCAACGCGTTCCTGATGAACACCGGCCACCACGAGGCGTCGTGGCGGCTGCCGGAGTCCGACCCGTACGCGCACGTCGAGCTGGACCACTACGTCCGGCTGGCCCGGATCGCGGAGCGCGGCACCTTCGACTCGCTCTTCCTGGCCGACGGGCCGCAGCTGTGGGGCAGTGTGGGCCAGCGCCCGGCGGGCGCCCTGGAACCGCTCACGCTGCTGACCGCGCTGGCGACGGCGACCGAGCACATCGGGCTGATCGCGACCGCCTCCACCTCCTACAACTCCCCCTACAACCTGGCCCGCAAGTTCGCCTCGCTGGACATCCTCAGCGGCGGCCGGGCGGGCTGGAACATCGTCACCACGGCCGGCGCGGAGGCCGCCCGCAACTTCGGTCTGGACGCCGAGCCCGCGCACGCCCGGCGGTACGAGCGGGCCGCCGAGTTCCTCGACGTGGCCCTGAAGCTCTGGGACAGCTGGGAGGACGACGCGATCGTCGCCGACAAGGAGTCCGGTGTCTGGGGCGACGACACGAAGATCCATCCGCCCCGGCACAAGGGCACGTACTTCAGTGTCGAGGGACCGCTCAACGTGCCGCGTTCGCCGCAGGGTTATCCGCTGCTGGTGCAGGCGGGGTCCAGCGAGGACGGCAAGGCGTTCGCCGCCCGGTACGCGGAGGCCGTGTTCACCGCGCAGCAGACCATCGAGGACGCGCAGGCGTTCTACGCCGACCTCAAGGCCCGTACGGTCGCGGCCGGCCGGGACCCCGGGCACATCAAGGTGCTGCCCGGGATCGTGCCCGTCCTCGGGTCCACGGAGGCCGAGGCACGGGCGGCCGAGCGGGTCCTGGAGGACCACATCGTGTACACGCACGGCGTGGGCAATCTGGAACGGCTGCTGCAACTGCCCGCCGGTTCCCTGGAGCTGGACGCCCGGCTGCCCGACGATCTGCCGCCGGAGAGCGCGATCGAGGGGGCCAAGAGCCGCTACACGCTCGTCGTCGAGCTGGCCCGGCGCGACCGGCTCACCGTACGGGAGCTGATCGGGCGGCTGGGCGGCGGGCGCGGGCACCTCACCTTCGCCGGGACTCCTGAGCAGGTCGCCGATGAGATCGAGACCTGGTTCGCGCGGGGTGCCGCCGACGGGTTCAACATCATGCCCGCGGTGCTGCCGTCCGGTCTCGACGCCTTCGTCGAGCATGTCGTCCCGATCCTGCGCTCCCGCGGTCTGCTGCGCACCGAGTACGGCCCGCGCCGGACCCTGCGCGACCGCTACGGCCTTCCGCGCCCCGCGAACCAGCACATCGGCCCGTCCGCTCCCGCGTCCGCCCCCGTATCGGCACCCGCCCTCGTCTGA